A genomic stretch from Limnobacter thiooxidans includes:
- a CDS encoding 5-formyltetrahydrofolate cyclo-ligase, which produces MKNTLRQMGMAYRQQLAGDDLRALGQEITASLSTLLQTFEPCTVGLFYPTKGEPEILNILENSGLSSFAWALPVCSESSKGPILRFASFQRGDQLEAGRYNIPVPVCKNWVQPTLLLLPCLAFHRDGARLGYGAGWYDRTLAQLATQPMAVGVAYSATESPDDFAENHDHLLDFVVTEKSAITCTGRKSQ; this is translated from the coding sequence ATGAAAAATACTTTGAGGCAAATGGGCATGGCTTACCGCCAGCAATTGGCCGGGGATGATTTACGGGCCTTGGGGCAAGAAATCACCGCGTCATTGTCAACTTTACTCCAAACCTTCGAGCCCTGCACTGTGGGCCTGTTTTACCCTACAAAAGGTGAGCCAGAAATACTGAACATCCTCGAGAACTCCGGGCTGTCGAGCTTCGCATGGGCTTTGCCTGTGTGTAGTGAGTCCTCGAAAGGTCCCATTCTACGTTTTGCCAGCTTTCAACGGGGTGATCAACTGGAGGCAGGGCGTTACAACATTCCGGTGCCCGTTTGCAAAAATTGGGTTCAACCCACCCTTTTGCTGTTACCCTGCCTGGCGTTTCATCGTGACGGTGCGCGTTTGGGATATGGCGCGGGTTGGTATGACCGCACTTTGGCTCAACTGGCTACTCAACCCATGGCGGTAGGTGTGGCATATTCCGCCACCGAATCACCTGACGATTTCGCTGAAAACCACGACCATTTGCTGGATTTCGTGGTGACAGAAAAGTCCGCCATTACTTGTACCGGTAGAAAGTCTCAATAG
- the metF gene encoding methylenetetrahydrofolate reductase [NAD(P)H], which yields MMNISFEFFPAKTEEGAQKLRATRELLSERQPEFFSVTFGAGGTTQDGTLSTVLEIKSAGEEAAPHLSCVGSSKDNVLALLNQYKEHGIKRIVALRGDLPSGMLETGSFRYASELVEFIRKETGDHFFIEVAAYPETHPQAKSPAADVDAFVHKVNCGANSAITQYFFNADSFLYFRDQVQSRISIPLIPGIMPITNFSQLARFSDACGAEIPRWMRNRLQHFGDDRESIRSFGLEVISNLCEQLIKEGAPGLHFYTMNTAQPTLAILDRIGY from the coding sequence ATGATGAATATCAGCTTTGAATTTTTCCCAGCAAAAACCGAGGAAGGTGCCCAAAAATTGCGCGCCACGCGTGAGCTGCTGTCCGAACGACAACCCGAGTTTTTCTCAGTGACTTTTGGTGCAGGCGGCACTACGCAGGACGGTACACTTTCGACAGTACTGGAAATCAAATCCGCAGGTGAAGAAGCAGCCCCGCACCTGTCTTGCGTTGGCTCTTCAAAAGACAATGTTCTCGCGTTGCTGAATCAATACAAAGAACACGGCATCAAACGAATCGTTGCACTTCGCGGCGACCTGCCTTCGGGCATGCTGGAAACCGGGTCATTTCGCTATGCCAGCGAATTGGTGGAATTCATCCGCAAGGAAACAGGCGATCACTTCTTCATTGAAGTGGCTGCTTACCCTGAAACTCACCCTCAGGCCAAGAGCCCAGCAGCCGACGTGGATGCTTTTGTGCACAAGGTAAACTGCGGTGCTAACTCTGCCATAACCCAGTACTTTTTTAATGCGGATTCATTTTTGTATTTCCGCGACCAAGTACAAAGCCGCATTTCGATTCCACTGATTCCAGGCATCATGCCGATTACCAATTTCAGCCAACTGGCACGGTTCTCGGATGCCTGTGGTGCAGAGATTCCTCGCTGGATGAGAAATCGTCTTCAGCACTTCGGGGACGATCGGGAGTCAATCCGCTCATTCGGGCTGGAAGTCATCTCCAACCTGTGCGAGCAACTGATCAAAGAGGGTGCACCAGGCCTTCACTTCTACACAATGAACACGGCACAGCCGACTTTGGCCATTCTGGACAGAATTGGCTATTGA